The region ACGGCAAAAAAGTCTTCCCTGAGGAACTCGAAGAGCAGCTTGAGCATAATGATTTAATCAAGCATGCCTTGGTTTGGGGTGAAAGCTTGCCTGATGGTGAAGTTATTTTGTTAGCTAGATTGCAAGTTGATGCGGAATATATTAAGGAAAATAAGTTGACGAATGAGAATATAAGTGCGCAAGTGGCCAATTTAACAAGTGAAATGTGCGCCAACATGCCGTCATTCAAGAAGTTGCGCTCAGTCTATTATTCAGTGACTGATATGATTAGTACCACTACATTGAAGGTTAAACGGCAGGCTGAAAAGACGCTTGTACTTCAAAAATTGACGGAACATAATATTGATTACCATAAAGGCAGTCAAATTTTAGATTTAGATAGCTTAACTGATTAAGTTAAATTAGTTTGGCAGGGTAGAAATAGCCAGCGCAAAGCAGGCTATTTGCCTAGATTATAGATAGGATTAAATTATGGCAACAGATAGGAAAGTTGATGGCACAATTTACGACCTGATTATCGTTGGCCTTGGCCCAGCTGGCTTAAGTGCTGCTATTTATGCAGCTAGAGCAGGCTTGAATGTTTTGGCTTTGGAGCAAGGCAGCTTAGGCGGCAAATTAATTACGATTGATCAGTTGGAGAATTATCCAGGCGAGCCTGCAATAAGCGGTAGTGATTTGGCTGACAAAATGCTCAAACAGATTACAGATTTGCATGTGCCTTATAAGTTGCAAAGCGTGCAGGGTACGGCTAATTTGGAGTCTGAAATTAAGCAGGTTATAACTAGACGTGTGATTTACCAGACTAAGAGCATAATTTTTGCTACCGGCACTAAGGAGCGTGAATTAGGCATAGACTATGAACTTGATTTGCGGGGCCATGGTATCAGCTATTGCGCCGTCTGCGATGGCCGTTTCTACAAAGATAAAGATGTCATTGTCATTGGTGGCGGTAATTCTGCGTTTGCTGCTAGTACATATTTGAGCAGATATGTTAAATCTGTCAAACAAGTTTTAAGACGAGATGTAGCTAGGGCTGATTTTGTTGAGGTCGAGCGAGTCAAGCAAAATCCAAAAGTCAAACTA is a window of Amygdalobacter nucleatus DNA encoding:
- a CDS encoding NAD(P)/FAD-dependent oxidoreductase, which encodes MATDRKVDGTIYDLIIVGLGPAGLSAAIYAARAGLNVLALEQGSLGGKLITIDQLENYPGEPAISGSDLADKMLKQITDLHVPYKLQSVQGTANLESEIKQVITRRVIYQTKSIIFATGTKERELGIDYELDLRGHGISYCAVCDGRFYKDKDVIVIGGGNSAFAASTYLSRYVKSVKQVLRRDVARADFVEVERVKQNPKVKLYYNLLADSVLLTDAIDGEKSVCGLRFKERLTGEYVDLAADGVFAMVGELANSKYLQDANGQNLLDKNNYVVTDFNMQSKMPGVFAAGDVRNTNLRQVVTACADGAIAAQMAQRYIASLD